The following are from one region of the uncultured Methanobrevibacter sp. genome:
- the ileS gene encoding isoleucine--tRNA ligase codes for MPIKEADKSYDHDKIEKKVQKFWKQEETFKKVNELREKGPRYSFLDGPPYCSGKIHLGTAWNKVIKDSYLRYKSMNGFSLRRQAGWDMHGLPIENKVEHLMDIQSKQEIEEIGIDKFVDKCREFALENKVAMEQQFDQLGVWMDWDDPYMTLDPKYMESSWWTLKRANEQNLLVNDQRVISWCPHCGTALAAAEIEYEEKVDPSIYIKFPVTGEKDTYFLVWTTTPWTLPANLAICANPEFDYVYVSKDGETYILAENLMEDVLGKRIKIHRTKIPAENEDGEDQIIEEKEVMYEIIKTVKGQDLIGMAYDYILADEIPKQMEFDSQIEKVHTILPGDHVELGEGTGLVHTAPGHGPDDFEVGQANGLPIFCPVGEDGCFTDDAGKYASKFTKEENQHIIEDLQDKNLMYRVETIEHRYGVCWRCKTPIIYRATKQWFLKVTEIKQKMLDEIAEVEWVPKWAGEGRFHDWVDNARDWTISRQRYWGIPIPIWECPDCGELKVIGSLDELKSESLNEINVSDADLIHRPYVDEVEVKCDGCGKAIKRIPDVLDVWIDSGVAGWASLYYPEEKDKFEDWFPYDFITEGHDQTRGWFYSQLGTGVISMGKSPYQKVLMHGFVLDENGNKMSKSLGNVVSPEEVIEKYGADVLRFYLLWASKPWDDLKFVWEEILNINKMFNILWNVYVFSTTYMSLDNFNPIGLTEDNMILRLEDKWIISKANTLVKEVAQDLDDLFFHKATRKINNFILEDLSRWYVRLIRGRTWVESDDPDKLGAYYSLYTALVKLIEVLCPIAPHVCEEIYENLVKGVNPEAPESIHMLDWGYDDDAIDVELEAKMDVVREVIEASIKARDMAQYKLRWPVSDITVVSQDENVLNAIEELKDIIKDQSNTKDVLCASEFEKLSFNAKPNLKILGPKLKGDMGKVVKGLKTADGNQIKADLDANGSVTIEGIELSSEEVLFDSELPDDFVSSEFDGGNVFVNTNITPEIKQEAMARELIRRVQDMRKELDLDVEANINVTVETSEEFKDLIVPQSEFISHEIRAKSLIISDTEQCSTDSDDFTKEWDIEGEKVIISIKN; via the coding sequence ATGCCAATAAAAGAGGCAGATAAATCATACGATCACGATAAAATAGAAAAGAAAGTTCAAAAATTCTGGAAACAGGAAGAAACTTTCAAAAAAGTCAATGAACTTAGAGAAAAAGGTCCTAGATATTCATTTTTGGATGGACCTCCATATTGTAGCGGTAAAATACACTTAGGTACAGCCTGGAACAAGGTTATTAAGGATTCATACCTCAGATACAAATCTATGAATGGATTTAGCTTAAGGCGTCAGGCTGGATGGGATATGCACGGTCTTCCAATTGAAAATAAGGTAGAGCACCTGATGGATATTCAATCAAAGCAGGAAATTGAAGAAATAGGCATCGATAAATTTGTTGACAAATGTAGGGAATTTGCTCTTGAAAACAAGGTGGCAATGGAACAGCAATTCGACCAGTTGGGTGTTTGGATGGATTGGGATGACCCATACATGACACTTGACCCTAAATATATGGAATCTTCATGGTGGACACTTAAAAGAGCAAATGAACAGAATTTGCTTGTAAACGATCAAAGGGTTATCAGCTGGTGTCCTCACTGTGGAACTGCACTTGCTGCAGCAGAGATTGAATATGAGGAAAAAGTTGACCCGTCAATCTATATTAAATTCCCTGTAACCGGTGAAAAGGACACTTATTTTTTAGTTTGGACAACTACTCCATGGACACTTCCTGCAAACCTTGCAATCTGTGCAAATCCTGAATTTGATTATGTTTATGTTTCAAAAGATGGCGAAACCTACATTTTAGCTGAAAATCTGATGGAAGATGTTTTAGGAAAACGCATTAAAATCCATAGAACCAAAATACCTGCTGAAAATGAGGATGGGGAAGACCAAATCATTGAAGAAAAAGAAGTGATGTATGAAATCATCAAAACAGTCAAAGGCCAAGACCTGATTGGCATGGCTTATGATTATATTTTGGCTGATGAAATCCCAAAACAAATGGAATTTGACTCACAAATAGAAAAAGTACATACAATCCTTCCTGGAGACCATGTAGAACTTGGTGAAGGTACTGGTTTGGTTCACACAGCACCAGGACACGGTCCGGACGATTTTGAAGTAGGTCAAGCCAATGGACTTCCGATTTTCTGCCCTGTTGGTGAAGACGGATGTTTCACAGATGATGCTGGAAAATATGCAAGTAAATTCACAAAAGAAGAAAACCAACATATTATTGAAGATTTACAGGATAAAAACTTGATGTATCGTGTCGAAACTATTGAACACAGATACGGGGTATGCTGGAGATGTAAAACCCCTATCATTTATCGTGCTACCAAACAGTGGTTCTTGAAAGTAACAGAAATAAAACAGAAAATGTTGGATGAAATTGCAGAAGTTGAATGGGTACCTAAATGGGCTGGAGAAGGCAGATTCCATGATTGGGTAGACAACGCCCGTGACTGGACAATTTCTAGACAAAGATACTGGGGTATTCCAATTCCTATATGGGAATGTCCTGATTGTGGAGAACTGAAAGTAATCGGTTCTCTTGATGAGTTAAAATCAGAATCATTAAATGAAATCAATGTAAGTGATGCAGATCTTATCCACAGGCCATATGTTGATGAAGTTGAAGTAAAATGTGACGGCTGTGGAAAAGCTATCAAAAGAATCCCTGATGTGCTGGACGTTTGGATTGATTCCGGTGTAGCGGGATGGGCATCCCTATACTATCCTGAAGAAAAAGATAAATTCGAAGATTGGTTCCCATATGACTTCATTACAGAAGGTCATGACCAAACAAGAGGATGGTTCTACTCACAACTTGGAACTGGAGTAATTTCAATGGGTAAAAGTCCATACCAAAAAGTATTGATGCACGGATTCGTATTGGATGAAAATGGAAACAAAATGTCCAAGTCATTAGGAAATGTCGTATCTCCCGAAGAAGTAATAGAAAAATATGGTGCGGATGTTTTAAGATTCTACTTATTATGGGCTTCAAAACCATGGGATGACTTGAAATTCGTATGGGAAGAAATCCTAAACATCAACAAGATGTTCAACATCTTATGGAATGTTTATGTATTTTCAACAACTTACATGTCACTTGATAACTTCAATCCGATTGGATTAACCGAAGACAACATGATTTTAAGATTAGAAGATAAATGGATTATCTCAAAGGCAAACACTCTTGTAAAAGAAGTTGCTCAGGATCTTGATGACTTATTCTTCCATAAGGCAACAAGAAAAATCAATAATTTCATACTTGAAGATTTAAGCCGCTGGTATGTAAGGCTTATTCGTGGAAGAACATGGGTTGAAAGTGACGATCCGGATAAGTTAGGTGCATATTACAGTTTATACACAGCCCTTGTTAAATTAATTGAGGTATTGTGTCCAATAGCACCGCATGTGTGTGAAGAAATCTATGAAAATCTTGTAAAAGGAGTAAATCCTGAAGCTCCCGAAAGCATTCACATGCTTGACTGGGGATATGATGACGATGCAATAGATGTGGAGCTTGAAGCTAAAATGGATGTTGTGCGTGAAGTAATCGAAGCATCCATCAAAGCACGTGACATGGCACAATATAAACTCAGATGGCCTGTATCCGACATTACTGTCGTATCTCAAGATGAAAATGTTTTGAATGCTATTGAAGAGTTAAAAGACATTATTAAAGATCAATCCAATACAAAAGATGTTTTATGCGCCAGCGAGTTTGAAAAGTTATCATTTAATGCAAAACCAAACCTTAAGATTTTAGGTCCTAAACTTAAAGGAGACATGGGAAAAGTGGTTAAAGGTTTAAAGACAGCTGACGGTAATCAAATCAAAGCAGATTTGGATGCAAACGGCAGCGTTACTATTGAAGGAATTGAATTGTCTTCTGAAGAAGTTTTATTCGATTCAGAACTTCCGGATGATTTCGTTTCATCTGAATTTGATGGTGGAAATGTATTTGTAAACACAAATATCACTCCAGAAATCAAACAGGAAGCAATGGCTCGTGAACTTATAAGAAGGGTTCAGGACATGAGGAAGGAATTGGATCTAGATGTTGAAGCAAACATTAATGTCACTGTTGAAACATCTGAAGAATTTAAAGATTTAATAGTACCGCAATCCGAATTTATTTCTCACGAAATCAGAGCTAAAAGTTTAATTATTTCTGATACTGAGCAATGCAGTACTGATTCTGATGATTTTACAAAAGAATGGGATATTGAAGGAGAAAAAGTTATTATTTCAATTAAAAATTAG
- the purL gene encoding phosphoribosylformylglycinamidine synthase subunit PurL: MTLADSEIEYIEGILGRKMNELEEGMLDVMFSEHCSYKSSRPFLRAFPTEGENIILGPGDDAGLVSVTDKYALAVGMESHNHPSAIEPYGGAGTGIGGILRDIISMGAMPIALLDSLRFGPLEEDEKSRYLFEHVVKGISDYGNRVGVPTVAGEIEFDESFRTNPLVNVMCVGLVEKENIVRAQAPNHGDVFLLMGGTTGRDGIHGVTFASEELTSDSETEDRPAVQVADPFTKKRVLEASLEIMEKIKVSGVKDLGGGGLTCCISELVDASENGALVDLRAIPLRETGMTPYEIMLSESQERMVFVINPDDVKLAQEICDKHEIVSAVIGEVIEGNNMIISDEGEEIANLPTILLADPPSIDRPIAEIPEDTQKPDLKEPGIYESLPKLLSSPNIASKEWVYKQYDHEVQVRTVVKPGDDAAVLRIDDETAIALTTDSNTIHTKLSPFDGAGGCVAEAIRNVISMGATPYAVVDCLNFGNPETPEILWQFKTAIEGMSLVAENFNAPVISGNVSFYNETEGIKINPTPAVGVIGVENIKNIRTMDFKNEGDKIILIGKTYDELTGSEYHRCIHNLEVGTAPRIRIDEEVANGQCVLKLIDEDEDKNITAVHDVSAGGLAVALSEMVIKSGLGCEVELVDDELDKIQLLYSESHARYLLTVSPDALDDILEKMDVDAQVIGEVKGTSLNINGHEFSFEDLNDAYHGVIEKYMA, encoded by the coding sequence ATGACTTTAGCTGATTCAGAAATTGAATACATTGAAGGAATTCTCGGAAGGAAAATGAATGAATTGGAAGAAGGAATGCTTGATGTAATGTTTTCAGAACATTGTTCCTACAAAAGCAGCAGACCTTTCCTAAGAGCATTTCCAACTGAAGGGGAAAATATTATTTTAGGTCCTGGAGACGATGCAGGACTAGTATCTGTAACTGATAAATATGCATTGGCTGTAGGAATGGAATCTCACAACCACCCATCAGCTATTGAGCCATATGGTGGTGCAGGTACCGGTATTGGTGGAATTTTAAGAGACATTATCTCAATGGGCGCAATGCCTATTGCACTTTTGGATTCACTTAGATTCGGTCCTCTTGAAGAGGATGAAAAATCAAGATACCTGTTTGAACATGTTGTAAAGGGTATTTCCGATTACGGAAACCGTGTAGGTGTTCCGACTGTAGCCGGTGAAATAGAATTCGATGAATCATTCAGAACAAATCCATTGGTTAACGTAATGTGTGTGGGACTTGTTGAAAAGGAAAATATTGTCCGTGCACAGGCACCAAACCATGGCGATGTATTCCTTTTGATGGGGGGAACCACAGGTCGTGACGGAATTCATGGCGTAACATTCGCATCTGAAGAATTGACTTCTGACTCAGAAACTGAAGACAGGCCTGCAGTACAGGTTGCAGATCCATTTACCAAAAAAAGAGTATTGGAAGCTTCACTTGAAATAATGGAAAAAATTAAAGTTAGTGGAGTTAAGGATTTAGGTGGTGGAGGTCTTACCTGCTGTATTTCAGAACTTGTAGATGCATCTGAAAACGGAGCATTGGTGGATTTACGTGCAATTCCTTTAAGGGAAACCGGAATGACTCCATATGAAATCATGCTTTCCGAGTCCCAGGAGAGGATGGTATTTGTCATCAATCCAGATGATGTTAAACTCGCTCAAGAAATTTGTGATAAACATGAAATCGTATCAGCAGTGATTGGTGAGGTTATTGAAGGAAATAACATGATTATTTCAGATGAAGGTGAAGAAATTGCTAACCTTCCAACAATTTTGCTTGCTGATCCGCCTTCAATCGACAGGCCTATAGCAGAAATTCCGGAAGATACTCAAAAACCTGACTTAAAAGAACCTGGAATTTATGAATCCCTGCCAAAATTATTGTCCAGTCCGAATATCGCTTCAAAAGAATGGGTCTACAAGCAATATGACCACGAAGTTCAAGTCAGGACAGTAGTAAAACCTGGCGATGATGCGGCAGTATTAAGAATAGATGATGAAACAGCTATTGCACTTACAACAGATTCCAATACAATCCATACCAAACTTTCTCCATTCGATGGAGCTGGCGGATGTGTTGCAGAAGCAATAAGAAATGTAATTTCAATGGGTGCAACCCCTTATGCCGTAGTGGATTGTCTTAACTTTGGAAATCCTGAAACTCCTGAAATCCTATGGCAATTTAAAACAGCTATTGAAGGAATGAGTCTTGTGGCTGAAAACTTCAATGCACCAGTAATCAGCGGTAATGTAAGTTTTTACAATGAAACTGAAGGAATTAAAATCAATCCAACTCCTGCTGTTGGTGTAATCGGTGTAGAAAATATCAAAAACATAAGAACCATGGACTTTAAAAATGAAGGAGACAAAATTATTTTAATCGGAAAAACCTATGATGAATTGACCGGTTCAGAATATCACAGGTGTATCCATAATCTTGAAGTTGGAACTGCTCCAAGAATCAGAATTGATGAGGAAGTTGCCAACGGTCAATGTGTCTTAAAACTTATTGATGAGGATGAGGATAAGAATATCACTGCTGTTCACGACGTATCTGCCGGAGGACTTGCAGTGGCATTGTCTGAAATGGTTATCAAATCAGGCCTTGGATGTGAAGTCGAGCTGGTTGATGATGAACTTGATAAAATCCAATTGTTATACTCAGAAAGTCATGCAAGATACCTATTGACTGTCAGTCCTGATGCATTGGATGATATTTTGGAAAAAATGGATGTTGACGCACAAGTCATCGGTGAGGTAAAAGGAACTTCATTAAACATTAACGGCCACGAATTCAGTTTTGAAGATTTGAATGATGCATATCATGGCGTTATTGAAAAATACATGGCATAA
- the glp gene encoding gephyrin-like molybdotransferase Glp, which translates to MFLSKLDSVKNASKLLNDNQKFTATEEISIYDAHKRVLAEDIRAFHDSPPFDKSAMDGFALIGEDTFGASQSAPKEFKIIDAIGAGDFSDKTVKNGEAIVIATGAPIPNGADAVLMKEYTTEDGDDLTIYSQVTPGENVSPKSEDIEKGQKVLDKNTFIRYQELGLIASAGYDRVKVFKKPKVKLIITGNELVEPTKDEIDKAKIINSNQFTIKAMVEDSGALCDIAHAGDTYGEVKQAILDASRDYDVIMTTGGTAISKGDVVLDVIDEIGEILFHGVAMRPGKPAGAGIVNDKIVFTFSGQPVAAMSQFDIFARKYLFEMQGREFNFNIVNRVSQLKIPSQLGRTDFIRAFSDNEYAKHVLNRGSGIIRSMVEANSYIIIDENDEGYQKDDIVDVVLFDSLLW; encoded by the coding sequence ATGTTCTTGTCAAAATTGGATTCCGTGAAAAATGCTTCAAAGCTATTAAACGATAATCAGAAATTCACAGCCACAGAAGAGATTTCTATTTATGATGCTCACAAAAGGGTTTTGGCTGAAGATATAAGGGCATTTCACGATTCACCTCCTTTTGATAAATCAGCAATGGATGGATTTGCATTAATTGGTGAAGATACATTTGGAGCTTCACAATCAGCACCAAAGGAATTTAAAATTATTGATGCAATCGGTGCTGGAGATTTTTCAGATAAAACAGTTAAAAATGGCGAAGCTATTGTAATAGCAACCGGAGCTCCAATTCCAAATGGGGCTGATGCCGTTTTAATGAAAGAGTACACAACCGAAGATGGGGATGATTTGACAATCTATTCTCAGGTGACTCCAGGTGAAAATGTATCTCCAAAATCCGAGGACATTGAAAAGGGTCAAAAGGTTTTGGATAAAAATACCTTTATCAGATACCAGGAATTGGGCCTGATAGCCTCTGCAGGTTATGATAGGGTTAAAGTGTTTAAAAAACCTAAAGTCAAGTTAATTATAACAGGCAATGAACTTGTTGAACCTACTAAGGATGAAATTGATAAGGCAAAAATTATCAATTCCAATCAATTTACAATTAAGGCAATGGTTGAAGATTCAGGTGCTCTTTGTGATATCGCACATGCCGGAGATACTTACGGCGAGGTAAAACAAGCCATTCTTGATGCATCAAGGGATTATGATGTTATCATGACTACTGGTGGAACAGCCATCAGTAAGGGTGATGTTGTCTTGGATGTAATTGACGAGATTGGAGAGATTCTCTTTCACGGTGTAGCTATGAGGCCAGGCAAGCCTGCAGGTGCCGGAATCGTAAATGATAAAATCGTGTTCACATTTTCAGGACAGCCTGTTGCAGCCATGTCTCAATTTGATATTTTTGCAAGAAAATACTTGTTTGAAATGCAAGGACGTGAATTTAACTTTAACATTGTCAATAGAGTATCACAACTTAAAATACCGTCTCAATTAGGTAGAACAGATTTTATACGTGCCTTCAGTGATAATGAATATGCAAAACATGTACTGAACAGAGGTTCTGGTATTATTCGTTCAATGGTTGAGGCGAACAGCTATATCATTATAGACGAAAATGATGAAGGATATCAAAAGGATGATATAGTTGATGTAGTCTTATTTGATTCACTACTTTGGTAG
- a CDS encoding site-2 protease family protein, protein MNGIYYYLMAFAVIWILAGIFHKQLSNHGVEINFPVLMWKTQRLRGLISRISNFSPTFWRWYMNVGIVVAFGAMIFITWTLVSSLPSVFETPAVSIVIPGVEMPGSSIYIPFIYGLIALATVLIVHEFSHGIQAVGEKIPIKSIGLLLFAILPGAFVEPDEDELKKAKRISRLRVYAAGSIANITLALIAIVLVSLISAGIPSFFEEDGIAIDRIVSDSPSDGILKEGMVLKAIDNHQINDSSSYGEIITGYSPGDNVSVQTDQGSYSLTLDKNPNNESRGFFGIQATKHFKLINDSLGPIPWVLFELLELFQWIFMLNLGIGLFNLLPLKPLDGGHMLEILLSYKLPEDKCKPLVNALSLVMAMIIVFSIVAGFL, encoded by the coding sequence ATGAATGGGATTTATTATTATTTGATGGCCTTTGCTGTCATCTGGATATTGGCCGGAATTTTCCATAAACAATTGTCAAATCATGGAGTTGAGATAAACTTTCCAGTCTTGATGTGGAAAACCCAAAGACTTCGCGGGCTGATATCTAGAATTTCTAATTTTTCACCAACATTCTGGAGATGGTACATGAATGTTGGCATTGTCGTGGCATTCGGAGCCATGATATTTATAACATGGACATTGGTTTCATCACTGCCTTCGGTTTTTGAAACACCTGCAGTTTCCATAGTCATTCCGGGAGTTGAAATGCCCGGTTCATCAATTTATATTCCGTTCATTTATGGTTTGATAGCTCTTGCAACTGTTCTTATTGTTCATGAGTTTTCACACGGTATTCAGGCTGTCGGAGAAAAAATTCCAATCAAATCAATCGGTTTGTTGTTGTTTGCAATACTTCCGGGTGCATTTGTTGAGCCTGATGAGGATGAACTTAAAAAGGCTAAAAGAATTTCAAGATTAAGGGTTTATGCTGCAGGTTCAATAGCAAATATAACTCTGGCATTGATTGCAATAGTGCTTGTTTCTCTAATATCTGCTGGAATTCCAAGCTTTTTTGAAGAAGATGGAATAGCCATTGACAGAATAGTTTCAGATTCTCCTTCAGATGGTATTTTAAAAGAAGGAATGGTACTAAAAGCTATTGATAACCATCAGATTAATGATTCATCATCTTATGGGGAGATTATTACTGGATACAGTCCGGGTGATAATGTGTCGGTTCAAACGGATCAGGGAAGCTATTCGCTGACTTTGGATAAGAATCCAAATAACGAATCCAGAGGATTTTTCGGAATTCAGGCAACTAAGCATTTCAAGCTAATAAATGATAGTTTAGGTCCAATACCATGGGTATTATTTGAGCTTCTTGAATTGTTCCAATGGATTTTCATGTTGAACTTGGGAATTGGTCTATTTAATCTGCTTCCGCTCAAGCCTTTGGATGGCGGACACATGCTTGAGATATTGTTAAGCTATAAATTACCTGAAGATAAGTGTAAACCGCTTGTCAATGCATTATCTCTTGTTATGGCAATGATTATTGTATTCAGTATTGTTGCAGGATTTTTATAA
- a CDS encoding ferritin family protein: MVKYEHEIGITKGTPVEKFVAGNFEGETNEVGIYLAMSRQASREGYGELAEVFKRLAWEEAEHAARFCEMNGIIKPTLKENIEWMMGGEKMANAEKREASEKAEEAGIETAADFFRESSKDEGRHYKILEGILERYF, from the coding sequence ATGGTAAAATACGAACATGAAATTGGAATTACTAAAGGAACACCTGTAGAAAAATTTGTAGCAGGAAACTTTGAAGGAGAAACCAACGAAGTGGGTATTTACTTAGCTATGTCCAGACAAGCTTCCAGAGAAGGCTATGGGGAATTAGCTGAAGTATTCAAAAGATTAGCATGGGAAGAAGCTGAACACGCTGCAAGATTCTGTGAAATGAACGGAATCATCAAACCTACCCTCAAAGAAAACATCGAATGGATGATGGGTGGAGAAAAAATGGCTAACGCAGAAAAAAGAGAAGCTTCCGAAAAAGCTGAAGAAGCTGGAATCGAAACTGCTGCTGATTTCTTCCGTGAAAGTTCCAAAGACGAAGGTCGTCACTACAAAATCTTAGAAGGAATCTTAGAAAGATACTTCTAA
- a CDS encoding FprA family A-type flavoprotein, with protein MKANAQKIADGVYWIGVLDWDLRTYHGYTLDGTTYNAYIVFGEDEVAIIDNAYPGKTKEMMARIDDAFAQEGREVKVDYIIQNHVEKDHSGVLVDLHKRFPEAPIYCTKIAVNGLLKHYPALEGAEFITVGTGDSLDVGGRTLAFLDAFLLHWPDSMFTLLADETGILFPNDAFGQHLCFTQRFSDEIPEYVLMDAAQKFYANLITPLSKLVLKKLNEVVELGLLDSIKMIAPSHGQIWTDPMQIIGAYQNWATGVCEDKITIIYDTMHYSTQQMAHEIAEGAMSEGYDVEIFFLHEDERSEIVKSILTSKGIAVGDPTINDVPYPSIGDIMYYLKGLLFNRTGIVRKAVTFGSMGGKGGTPAMLAEELNNYGFDVIDSQEITFVPTAEEDAASYDLGVALAKACKEL; from the coding sequence ATGAAAGCAAATGCACAAAAAATAGCTGATGGAGTATACTGGATTGGTGTACTCGATTGGGACTTAAGAACCTACCACGGTTACACCTTAGACGGAACCACCTACAATGCATACATTGTATTCGGTGAAGATGAAGTAGCAATCATTGATAATGCTTATCCTGGAAAAACAAAAGAAATGATGGCACGTATAGATGATGCTTTTGCTCAAGAAGGAAGAGAAGTCAAAGTTGACTACATAATTCAAAACCACGTGGAAAAAGACCACTCCGGAGTATTAGTGGACTTACACAAAAGATTCCCTGAAGCACCTATTTACTGTACCAAAATTGCAGTAAATGGATTGTTAAAACACTACCCTGCACTTGAAGGCGCTGAATTCATCACTGTAGGAACCGGTGACTCCTTAGATGTTGGTGGAAGAACCTTAGCATTCCTCGATGCATTCCTCTTACACTGGCCGGACAGCATGTTCACCTTGCTTGCAGATGAAACCGGAATCCTATTCCCTAACGACGCATTCGGACAACACTTATGTTTCACCCAAAGATTCTCTGATGAAATCCCAGAATACGTCTTAATGGATGCAGCTCAAAAATTCTATGCAAACTTAATTACACCACTTTCCAAATTAGTACTTAAAAAATTAAACGAAGTAGTGGAATTAGGCTTACTCGACTCAATCAAAATGATTGCACCATCTCACGGTCAAATCTGGACTGATCCAATGCAAATTATCGGAGCTTACCAAAACTGGGCTACCGGTGTATGTGAAGATAAAATCACAATCATCTACGATACCATGCACTACTCAACCCAACAAATGGCTCATGAAATTGCAGAAGGTGCAATGTCTGAAGGTTACGATGTAGAAATCTTCTTCTTACACGAAGATGAAAGATCCGAAATTGTCAAAAGTATCCTAACCAGTAAAGGAATTGCTGTCGGTGACCCTACAATCAACGATGTTCCATACCCAAGTATCGGAGACATCATGTACTACCTCAAAGGATTACTCTTTAACAGAACCGGAATTGTAAGAAAAGCAGTTACCTTCGGTTCAATGGGTGGAAAAGGTGGAACACCTGCAATGCTTGCTGAAGAATTAAACAACTACGGATTCGATGTAATTGACAGTCAAGAAATTACTTTCGTTCCAACTGCTGAAGAAGACGCTGCAAGCTATGACTTGGGTGTTGCATTAGCTAAAGCATGTAAAGAGTTATAA
- a CDS encoding tyrosine-type recombinase/integrase, with amino-acid sequence MSLKELLDEAEEDENNGVKWKHSRLKAKLVEYRHYMYQHYAPGTVRKEMNCIKYFYKFYDIEILSLPKINEKSIQKPAPIYFKDLPDKAVIREAFQIASPLMKAIILFSCSSGCARTETLSLTIGDYIEALSEYLPRRDMDIFKVIDYLNDVDDVVPTFSILRKKTNKYYLTYCSPEAVKAINAYLLLRDKPLTEKSPLFRISRTYMVQSFEMINDTLGLGRVGKYRRLRSHMLRKFHASALYNSGMSLDKVNDLQGKAKNKTDAAYFMTNPDDLKFEYIKHLPAVTINTDVEKLSIKSPQFIQMEKENESLKSEVGNMRNEIEEMRGLKKELLGIINQVSEGKLI; translated from the coding sequence ATGAGCCTTAAAGAACTTCTTGATGAGGCTGAAGAAGATGAGAACAATGGAGTAAAATGGAAACATAGTCGATTAAAAGCAAAATTAGTCGAATATAGGCATTACATGTATCAGCATTATGCTCCAGGTACAGTTAGAAAAGAAATGAACTGTATTAAGTATTTTTACAAATTTTATGACATAGAGATATTGTCATTGCCTAAGATTAATGAGAAAAGCATTCAAAAGCCTGCTCCAATATATTTCAAGGATTTGCCGGATAAGGCTGTAATTAGAGAAGCTTTTCAAATAGCATCTCCTCTTATGAAAGCTATAATATTGTTTTCCTGTTCCAGCGGATGTGCCAGAACAGAAACATTGAGTCTGACAATTGGAGATTACATTGAGGCATTATCCGAATATCTGCCAAGAAGAGATATGGATATCTTTAAGGTAATTGATTATCTCAATGATGTCGATGATGTGGTTCCGACCTTCAGCATCCTGAGGAAAAAGACAAACAAGTATTACCTCACATACTGCAGTCCCGAAGCTGTAAAGGCCATCAATGCATATCTTCTGCTTCGTGATAAACCGTTGACTGAGAAAAGTCCACTGTTTAGGATCAGCAGGACATATATGGTGCAATCATTTGAAATGATCAATGACACTTTAGGTCTCGGTAGGGTTGGAAAGTATCGAAGGCTTAGAAGCCACATGCTTCGAAAGTTTCATGCATCAGCACTGTATAATAGTGGAATGAGTTTGGACAAGGTAAATGATTTGCAGGGAAAGGCCAAAAACAAAACAGATGCAGCATATTTCATGACAAACCCTGACGATTTGAAATTTGAATATATAAAGCATCTGCCAGCAGTAACAATCAACACTGATGTTGAAAAGCTATCTATCAAATCACCTCAGTTCATTCAAATGGAAAAGGAAAACGAATCCTTAAAATCAGAAGTAGGCAACATGAGAAATGAAATTGAGGAGATGAGAGGTCTGAAGAAAGAACTTTTAGGCATCATTAACCAGGTTAGTGAAGGCAAATTGATATAA